A genomic stretch from bacterium includes:
- a CDS encoding J domain-containing protein: MEGIIADILRLKQSGNSGAGNQSNSWGNTETDEEKACRILGVSLNATPDEIREAYKKLAMFWHPDKGGDDKMMKEINWAYDILKREKQFV; this comes from the coding sequence ATGGAAGGGATTATCGCTGATATCCTGAGATTAAAACAATCTGGAAATTCTGGAGCAGGTAATCAGTCAAACAGCTGGGGAAACACAGAAACAGACGAGGAAAAAGCGTGCAGGATTCTTGGCGTGTCTTTAAACGCTACTCCTGACGAAATCAGAGAAGCATACAAAAAATTGGCAATGTTCTGGCATCCTGACAAAGGCGGGGATGACAAGATGATGAAAGAGATTAACTGGGCTTATGACATTCTGAAAAGGGAAAAACAGTTTGTATAA
- a CDS encoding VWA domain-containing protein, with amino-acid sequence MTVKIIARDPFDSEIERFSQKSYVKRLLNSSGMPLRLNNGFGKRVLILIDGSTSMGDKNKMNQAKEGAVGFAIEALNKGYSVGVISFASEAELLLEPQHEISCIKAAVEEIYSSGYTNMQDAIYLVIEQLSGLEGERIICIVTDGQPNDEKETLKAAEKAKSMGIEIMAIGTDDADQKFLAKIVTRKELSVKVEVEYFKQGITRMAKLLPDKTILALKQGMGNQNYLETGNRKRGEI; translated from the coding sequence ATGACTGTAAAAATTATCGCAAGGGATCCATTCGACAGTGAAATCGAAAGATTCAGCCAAAAATCATATGTTAAGCGACTTCTTAATAGTTCAGGTATGCCTTTAAGACTGAATAATGGTTTTGGAAAAAGAGTGCTTATACTTATTGATGGCTCAACGAGCATGGGCGATAAAAACAAGATGAATCAGGCAAAAGAAGGTGCAGTCGGCTTTGCCATAGAAGCACTAAACAAAGGATATTCAGTAGGCGTGATTTCATTTGCTTCTGAAGCTGAACTATTACTTGAACCACAACACGAAATCTCGTGCATAAAAGCTGCTGTAGAAGAAATATATTCCAGTGGCTACACAAATATGCAGGATGCTATTTATCTTGTGATAGAACAGCTTTCAGGCCTAGAAGGAGAAAGAATAATCTGTATTGTTACAGACGGACAGCCTAATGATGAGAAAGAAACACTCAAAGCAGCAGAAAAAGCCAAAAGCATGGGAATTGAAATTATGGCAATAGGAACAGATGATGCAGATCAGAAATTCCTTGCCAAGATAGTAACGAGAAAAGAGTTGTCTGTTAAGGTTGAAGTTGAGTATTTTAAGCAGGGCATAACCAGAATGGCAAAACTGTTGCCGGATAAAACAATCCTGGCTTTAAAACAAGGAATGGGAAATCAAAATTATCTGGAAACTGGAAATAGAAAGAGAGGTGAAATATGA